A stretch of the Glutamicibacter sp. JL.03c genome encodes the following:
- a CDS encoding DedA family protein: MQVQMELVNEAITQAASAWWVLPLLFLFCMIDAIFPLVPSESFLVSLAAVGIHSGSPNLFLIGALGAAGALLGDQITYAIGRKIGAHGFTWMRGKRAQKVLQYAEKKLETSGALLIFTARYIPVGRVAVNLTAGATGFSHKRFTLFDTIGVLTWAIYSVSIGALAGNWMHDNKLLGIGISIVIAVVLGFIIDRIVSWALDRYHRRAEQAKEHREKLERETVPPTTDEG, from the coding sequence ATGCAAGTCCAGATGGAACTAGTAAACGAGGCTATTACGCAGGCCGCCAGTGCATGGTGGGTCCTGCCTCTGCTGTTCCTGTTCTGCATGATCGACGCAATCTTCCCTCTGGTCCCCAGCGAATCCTTCCTGGTATCCCTGGCCGCGGTCGGCATCCATTCCGGATCGCCCAACCTCTTCCTCATCGGTGCCCTCGGCGCCGCCGGAGCATTGCTGGGAGACCAGATCACCTACGCCATCGGCCGGAAAATCGGCGCCCACGGATTCACCTGGATGCGCGGCAAACGAGCGCAGAAGGTCCTGCAGTACGCCGAAAAGAAGCTGGAAACTTCCGGAGCATTGCTGATTTTCACCGCACGCTACATTCCCGTAGGCCGAGTGGCAGTGAACCTCACGGCTGGGGCCACAGGGTTCAGCCACAAGCGATTCACCCTTTTCGACACCATCGGCGTGCTGACCTGGGCAATCTATTCGGTCAGCATCGGCGCGCTGGCCGGGAACTGGATGCATGACAATAAATTGCTGGGCATCGGCATCTCGATCGTGATCGCTGTCGTGCTCGGATTCATCATCGACCGCATCGTCAGCTGGGCGCTGGATCGCTACCACCGACGGGCTGAGCAGGCCAAAGAACACCGGGAAAAGCTGGAGCGCGAGACGGTGCCGCCAACCACCGACGAGGGTTAA
- a CDS encoding thymidine phosphorylase, with product MATEQFSAVEVIRAKRDGAELSNEMIDWTIDAYTRGVIAEEQMSALNMAIFFQGMNRSEISRWTTAMINSGERMDFSTLATAAGQKLATTDKHSTGGVGDKITLPLAPLVASFGVAVPQLSGRGLGHTGGTLDKLEAIPGWRANLSNEELFAQLSSVGAVICAAGAGLAPADKKLYALRDVTATVEAIPLIASSIMSKKIAEGTGSLVLDVKVGSGAFMKDEGMARELAETMVNLGTDAGVNTVALLTNMETPLGLTVGNAIEVEESVEVLAGGGPEDVVELTIALAIEMLAGAGIHDVDVREALNNGRAMDSWRAMIAAQGGDPDAKLPVAKESHTVVAPAEGVLIKLDAMDIGLAAWTLGAGRARKEDSVQAGAGVRMHVKPGALVRRGEPIATLLTDTPEKMARAIELVERAIMIGSESDRPAMRLILDRIAAS from the coding sequence ATGGCTACCGAACAATTCAGCGCCGTGGAAGTCATCCGTGCCAAGCGCGATGGCGCCGAGCTGAGCAACGAGATGATCGACTGGACCATTGACGCCTACACCCGCGGGGTGATTGCCGAAGAGCAGATGTCCGCCCTGAATATGGCGATCTTCTTCCAGGGCATGAACCGCAGCGAAATCTCGCGGTGGACCACCGCCATGATCAACTCCGGTGAGCGCATGGACTTTTCCACCCTGGCCACCGCGGCGGGCCAGAAGCTGGCAACCACCGACAAGCATTCCACCGGCGGCGTGGGGGATAAGATCACCTTGCCGCTGGCTCCGCTGGTGGCCAGCTTTGGCGTCGCCGTCCCGCAGCTGTCGGGCCGCGGACTGGGACACACCGGTGGCACCCTGGACAAGCTCGAAGCCATCCCCGGGTGGCGTGCCAACCTGTCCAATGAAGAGCTATTCGCCCAGCTCTCTTCGGTGGGCGCAGTGATCTGCGCTGCCGGCGCTGGCTTGGCACCGGCGGACAAGAAGCTCTATGCGCTGCGTGATGTCACCGCCACCGTGGAGGCCATCCCGCTGATCGCCTCCTCGATCATGAGCAAGAAGATCGCCGAGGGCACCGGCAGCCTGGTCCTTGATGTCAAGGTGGGCTCCGGAGCGTTCATGAAGGACGAAGGCATGGCCAGGGAGCTGGCCGAGACCATGGTGAACCTCGGCACCGATGCCGGGGTCAACACCGTTGCCCTGTTGACCAATATGGAAACGCCGCTGGGCTTGACCGTTGGCAACGCCATCGAAGTCGAGGAGTCGGTGGAAGTCCTCGCCGGCGGCGGCCCGGAAGATGTTGTGGAGCTGACGATCGCGCTGGCTATCGAAATGCTGGCCGGTGCAGGTATCCACGACGTTGACGTGCGCGAGGCGCTGAACAATGGCCGGGCGATGGACAGCTGGCGTGCGATGATCGCTGCCCAGGGCGGCGATCCGGACGCCAAGCTGCCGGTGGCCAAGGAATCCCACACCGTTGTGGCGCCAGCCGAGGGCGTGCTGATCAAGCTCGACGCCATGGACATCGGCCTGGCCGCGTGGACCCTGGGCGCGGGCCGGGCCCGCAAGGAAGACAGCGTGCAGGCCGGCGCCGGTGTGCGCATGCACGTCAAGCCAGGGGCGCTGGTGCGCCGCGGCGAGCCGATCGCGACTTTGCTGACCGATACCCCGGAGAAGATGGCCCGGGCCATCGAGCTGGTCGAGCGCGCGATCATGATCGGTTCCGAGAGCGATCGGCCAGCTATGCGTTTGATCCTCGACCGCATCGCGGCTTCCTAG
- a CDS encoding adenosine deaminase codes for MTEELIHPDYDPEFDFRDLPKVSLHDHLDGGLRPQTIIELAAEIGHKLPETEAEALGDWFRESADSGSLPRYLETFEHTIAVMQTRDGLIRIAREFVEDLAEDGVIYGEVRYAPEQHRREGLSLDDVVDAVQEGLDQACEQLNSEGHPMQVGQVLSAMRQSDQGVEIAKLALRHRGHGVVGFDIAGPEDGFPPSNLKEAFDLLAENLFPTTIHAGEAAGLASIKDAILVGRAQRLGHGVRVAEDIEIEFGAIDENGEELSDDTGLVSLGPVANWVRERGIPLEVCPSSNLQTGATAKFGEGIRNHPIDLLVQTGFNVTISPDNRLMSGTSLSDEFELLVEAFDYDLEDLLDLTLNAAEAAFVPLEMRELLVEYINDFYDSLLEDDDDEDYEEDEYENVAD; via the coding sequence GTGACTGAAGAATTGATTCATCCTGACTACGATCCCGAATTCGACTTCCGGGATCTGCCTAAAGTTTCGCTGCACGACCACCTGGACGGTGGCCTGCGACCTCAAACGATCATCGAACTGGCAGCCGAGATCGGCCACAAGCTGCCCGAGACCGAAGCTGAAGCTTTGGGCGACTGGTTCCGTGAATCTGCCGATTCCGGCTCTCTGCCACGCTACCTGGAAACCTTCGAGCACACCATCGCCGTGATGCAAACCCGCGACGGGCTGATCCGCATTGCCCGCGAGTTTGTCGAAGACCTCGCTGAAGACGGCGTGATCTACGGCGAAGTGCGCTACGCGCCGGAGCAGCACCGTCGCGAAGGCTTGAGCCTGGACGACGTGGTTGACGCGGTCCAGGAAGGCCTGGACCAGGCGTGCGAGCAGCTGAACAGCGAAGGCCACCCCATGCAGGTTGGCCAGGTGCTCAGCGCCATGCGCCAGTCCGATCAGGGCGTGGAGATCGCCAAGCTGGCCTTGCGCCACCGTGGCCACGGCGTCGTTGGTTTCGACATCGCCGGCCCGGAGGATGGCTTCCCGCCATCAAATCTGAAGGAGGCCTTCGACCTGTTGGCCGAAAATCTCTTCCCAACCACCATCCACGCCGGCGAAGCCGCTGGGCTGGCATCGATCAAGGACGCAATCCTGGTTGGCCGCGCACAGCGCTTGGGCCACGGCGTGCGCGTTGCCGAAGACATCGAGATCGAGTTCGGCGCCATCGACGAGAACGGCGAAGAACTCAGCGACGATACCGGCTTGGTATCCCTTGGCCCGGTAGCCAACTGGGTGCGCGAACGCGGCATTCCGCTGGAAGTCTGCCCGTCCTCGAACCTGCAGACCGGTGCCACCGCCAAGTTCGGCGAAGGCATCCGCAACCACCCGATCGATCTGCTGGTCCAGACCGGTTTCAACGTCACCATTTCGCCAGATAACCGCCTGATGTCAGGTACCAGCCTGTCTGACGAATTCGAGCTTCTGGTTGAAGCCTTCGACTACGACCTGGAAGATCTGCTGGATCTGACCCTGAACGCCGCTGAAGCGGCCTTCGTCCCGTTGGAAATGCGCGAGCTGCTCGTTGAATACATCAACGATTTCTACGACAGCCTGCTGGAAGACGACGATGATGAGGACTACGAAGAAGACGAATACGAAAACGTCGCCGACTAG